The Kordia sp. SMS9 genome window below encodes:
- a CDS encoding YoaP domain-containing protein, translating to MDENAPDPKFNASIQSGECPNTNGIVVYYSNRCPFAEFHAKESLVTTAKNRNLPLEIIKLKTMEEAQNCPSPATIFSMFLNGKFVTTDLSVCMDTRYDKVIAKALK from the coding sequence ATGGACGAAAATGCTCCAGATCCAAAGTTCAATGCCTCTATACAAAGTGGAGAATGTCCAAATACAAACGGAATTGTAGTGTATTATTCCAATCGGTGTCCGTTTGCGGAGTTTCACGCGAAAGAATCACTCGTCACTACTGCTAAAAACAGAAATTTACCATTGGAAATCATCAAGTTAAAAACCATGGAAGAAGCACAAAATTGTCCAAGTCCCGCAACTATTTTTAGCATGTTTTTGAATGGAAAATTTGTCACGACCGATTTGAGTGTTTGCATGGATACAAGGTATGATAAAGTAATTGCAAAGGCACTTAAATAA
- a CDS encoding B12-binding domain-containing radical SAM protein — protein sequence MEKVIENIATVTKPRLECIDFLLVHLPFREGPINQTFQLGLLCVATSLKEDGFNVKVIDDCELDTASFIELYKKHRPRILGFHVNTDSVPIVGRVIEKLRTLDEAPELIIFGGPHVSVADAELLEKGWGHIVVRGEGEFTAREIGRWFLKNEGTLEDIKGITYVDENNEIKRTPNRPFIKDLDSLPFPDISLLVRAQKYPAYQILTGRGCPYHCTFCAEGIIGVQYRYRSAKSVLEEIRNIVGNRKYTYLSILDDTFLVNRKRVEEIAKGLIEEYAENKKLKWFCESRVDFIIKNPELFKLLRKAGLVRVQIGIESGSQKVLDTYNKKVKVEEIIRAVEILAEANIPSIYGNFIIGGPFETEETIDQSIALVKTLYDKAPGRMECGASYLTLFPGTELTVNSDKYDLEILDTDVMTTISLQHPVVIPKGKTKHWVIGQYHRFYRELQKHHLETIINVPLKLIDEHLKLRDYGMNTQNSNHYLVYPCIKKHEEIRSRQKIKEDISDSELLQIIPRRSDTIGSLNNHFAVIAYPTGPVIFNDMAGKIYELCSGKYRLHEIIEILSANNKNVPPEPYFTEQVVAVIKDMKKRYLLTYSDL from the coding sequence ATGGAAAAAGTTATAGAAAATATAGCTACAGTTACTAAACCAAGGTTGGAATGTATTGATTTCCTATTGGTTCACCTTCCATTTCGTGAAGGTCCCATAAATCAAACATTCCAACTTGGTTTACTTTGTGTAGCTACAAGTTTGAAAGAAGACGGTTTCAATGTAAAAGTGATAGATGATTGCGAACTCGACACAGCTTCATTTATTGAATTATACAAAAAACATAGACCACGAATTCTTGGGTTTCATGTCAATACAGATTCTGTACCTATTGTGGGACGTGTGATAGAGAAGTTACGTACACTTGACGAAGCACCAGAGCTAATCATTTTTGGCGGACCACACGTAAGTGTTGCAGATGCAGAGCTGCTTGAAAAAGGCTGGGGACATATTGTAGTGCGAGGTGAAGGTGAATTCACAGCACGCGAAATTGGACGTTGGTTTCTTAAAAATGAAGGTACATTAGAAGACATTAAAGGAATCACGTATGTGGATGAAAACAATGAAATAAAACGTACGCCCAACAGACCTTTTATCAAAGATTTAGATAGTTTGCCTTTTCCTGATATTTCACTTTTAGTAAGAGCGCAAAAATATCCAGCGTATCAAATACTTACCGGAAGAGGTTGCCCGTATCATTGTACCTTTTGTGCCGAAGGAATTATTGGTGTCCAATATCGGTACCGATCAGCAAAATCTGTATTGGAGGAAATACGAAACATTGTAGGAAATCGAAAATATACCTACCTAAGTATTTTGGATGATACATTTTTGGTGAATCGAAAACGGGTAGAGGAAATTGCAAAAGGGCTTATTGAAGAATATGCTGAAAACAAAAAACTGAAATGGTTTTGTGAAAGTAGGGTAGATTTTATCATCAAAAACCCTGAGCTTTTTAAATTATTACGAAAAGCAGGTTTGGTACGAGTGCAAATTGGCATCGAATCTGGAAGTCAAAAAGTATTAGATACCTACAATAAAAAAGTAAAAGTAGAAGAGATCATTCGAGCTGTTGAAATTCTCGCAGAAGCCAATATTCCTTCTATATACGGTAACTTTATCATTGGTGGCCCTTTTGAAACGGAGGAAACGATTGACCAAAGTATAGCGCTTGTAAAAACATTATACGATAAAGCTCCTGGAAGAATGGAATGCGGCGCTTCGTATTTAACACTCTTTCCAGGTACGGAACTCACGGTGAATTCAGATAAATATGATTTAGAAATTCTAGATACAGACGTGATGACAACGATATCATTGCAACACCCTGTAGTAATTCCAAAAGGAAAAACAAAACATTGGGTTATTGGACAGTACCATCGTTTTTACAGGGAATTGCAAAAACACCATTTAGAAACCATTATAAATGTACCTTTGAAACTCATTGATGAACATTTAAAACTGAGGGATTATGGTATGAATACACAAAACTCTAATCATTATCTCGTATATCCATGTATTAAAAAACATGAAGAGATTCGCAGTCGACAAAAAATAAAAGAAGACATCTCAGATAGTGAACTTTTACAGATAATTCCTCGGCGTTCGGATACCATAGGTTCACTCAATAATCATTTTGCAGTCATTGCCTATCCAACAGGACCAGTTATATTTAACGATATGGCAGGAAAAATTTACGAACTTTGCTCGGGAAAGTACCGATTGCATGAAATTATTGAAATACTCAGCGCAAACAATAAAAATGTTCCGCCAGAACCGTATTTCACGGAACAAGTAGTGGCAGTAATCAAAGATATGAAAAAGCGGTATTTGTTAACATATTCAGATTTATGA
- a CDS encoding protein-disulfide reductase DsbD domain-containing protein, producing MKKLLTTLLFLCVTSFTLHAQMIDPVSWTSEIEKVSDTEYNLIYKAEIKTKWRLYSQYLGEDSGFPTEFMYDSIQQATDFKLVGKNKESKGITKFDKVFQAELTYFKGTATFIQKIELTNPNATSITSEVIYQSCDDEKCILGDEEFTFAIPKSTTKKKESGKKVESGWNVAQAQGSFQNEHPKIFDPVQWKGSVLKYSDDEYELVMEATVEDKWHLYSQKSYGDSGPFPTEFSFLEAGKGYETVGNVEESKTKEVFDKVFNQKISFYEGKGTFRQKIKVTDKNTKEITAEVVFMVCDDEKCLPPTAKEIKFNLSKATVAKKADKKDEKRSLWATFLIAFGSGFLVLFTPCVFPMIPMTVSFFTKQSKNRAVGIRNAILYGLFIIIIYTGLGTTISVLFGSNTMYEISTGVTFNLVMFAVLLIFAFSFMGAFEIMLPNSWVNKVDQQSNRGGIAGIFFMALALAVVSFSCTFPIAGTALADAARTGGITPIVSMFGFSLAIAIPFALFAIFPAWMNSLPKSGGWLNTVKVFLGFLELAFAFKFLSMVDIALQTHFLDREVFLAIWIAIFGTLTLYLFGKLQLPHDSPLQKISVGRASLGMLVLAFTLYLLPGLWGAPLKLISGFPPPMNGFSESPYGVGYKKRVQASVNYSDINQKETSKTTAADKEASHEGPHGLTAFLDYEKGLEYAKKVNKPVMLDFTGYTCVNCRKMEEQVWTEGNILDLLSNEVVLISLYADNREELPKDEQYESKVTGNKIRTIGHKWQEFQQIHYNTNAQPLYVIQDTDGNDLTEAVAYTPNPVEYENWLKDGIDKFKKGN from the coding sequence ATGAAGAAATTACTAACTACGCTTTTATTTTTATGTGTGACGAGTTTCACGCTACATGCACAAATGATAGATCCTGTTTCATGGACTTCTGAAATTGAAAAGGTTTCTGATACAGAATACAATTTGATCTACAAAGCAGAAATTAAGACGAAATGGCGATTGTACTCTCAGTATTTGGGAGAAGATAGCGGTTTTCCAACGGAATTCATGTACGATTCCATTCAACAAGCAACTGATTTTAAACTTGTTGGAAAAAACAAAGAAAGCAAAGGAATTACCAAATTTGACAAGGTTTTTCAAGCAGAACTGACCTATTTTAAAGGCACAGCAACATTTATACAAAAAATAGAACTCACCAATCCGAATGCAACTTCCATTACTTCAGAAGTCATTTATCAAAGCTGTGACGATGAAAAATGTATTTTGGGTGATGAAGAATTTACGTTTGCCATTCCCAAATCGACAACAAAAAAGAAGGAATCTGGAAAAAAGGTGGAATCTGGATGGAATGTGGCGCAAGCACAAGGCTCTTTTCAAAATGAACACCCCAAAATATTTGATCCTGTACAATGGAAAGGTTCTGTATTAAAATATTCCGATGACGAATATGAATTGGTCATGGAAGCTACTGTGGAAGACAAATGGCACTTGTACTCACAAAAAAGTTATGGCGACTCTGGGCCATTTCCTACCGAATTTTCATTTTTAGAAGCTGGCAAAGGATATGAGACTGTTGGAAATGTAGAAGAATCTAAAACCAAAGAAGTATTTGATAAAGTATTCAATCAAAAAATATCTTTCTATGAAGGAAAAGGAACCTTCAGGCAAAAAATAAAGGTAACTGATAAAAACACAAAAGAAATCACGGCAGAAGTCGTGTTTATGGTGTGTGATGATGAAAAGTGTTTGCCACCCACAGCAAAAGAAATAAAATTTAATCTTTCAAAAGCTACCGTAGCGAAAAAGGCAGATAAAAAAGATGAAAAAAGAAGTTTATGGGCCACCTTTCTGATTGCTTTTGGTTCAGGATTTTTAGTATTATTTACGCCATGCGTATTCCCAATGATTCCAATGACGGTAAGTTTCTTCACCAAGCAGAGTAAAAACAGAGCCGTAGGAATTCGCAATGCCATCTTGTACGGACTTTTTATTATCATCATATATACAGGCTTAGGAACAACTATTTCAGTATTATTTGGCTCAAATACGATGTATGAAATCTCAACAGGCGTTACATTTAATTTAGTCATGTTTGCCGTATTACTCATTTTTGCATTCTCGTTTATGGGCGCATTTGAAATTATGTTGCCAAATTCGTGGGTGAACAAAGTAGATCAACAATCAAATCGTGGTGGAATAGCAGGAATCTTTTTTATGGCGTTGGCGTTAGCTGTTGTATCTTTTTCGTGTACATTTCCCATTGCAGGAACCGCCTTAGCAGATGCCGCTAGAACAGGAGGAATTACGCCTATTGTAAGTATGTTTGGTTTCTCGTTAGCGATTGCGATACCATTTGCGCTATTTGCTATTTTCCCTGCGTGGATGAACTCATTGCCAAAATCAGGCGGATGGTTAAATACGGTAAAAGTATTTTTAGGATTCTTGGAATTGGCGTTTGCGTTCAAATTTTTATCCATGGTCGATATTGCTTTGCAAACACACTTTTTGGACAGAGAAGTATTCTTAGCCATCTGGATCGCCATTTTTGGAACCTTGACATTGTACCTTTTCGGGAAACTTCAATTGCCGCATGACAGTCCTTTGCAAAAAATATCAGTAGGAAGAGCTTCTTTAGGCATGTTAGTCTTAGCATTTACCTTATACTTATTACCAGGACTGTGGGGAGCGCCATTAAAACTAATTAGTGGTTTTCCGCCACCAATGAACGGATTTAGTGAATCACCGTATGGAGTTGGTTATAAAAAACGAGTACAGGCAAGCGTAAATTATTCAGATATAAACCAAAAAGAAACTTCAAAAACAACAGCAGCAGATAAAGAAGCTTCCCATGAAGGGCCACATGGATTAACGGCATTTTTAGATTATGAAAAAGGATTGGAATATGCTAAAAAAGTGAACAAACCTGTCATGCTCGACTTTACAGGGTATACTTGCGTAAATTGTCGTAAAATGGAGGAACAGGTTTGGACTGAAGGAAATATTCTCGATTTACTAAGTAATGAAGTTGTGTTAATCTCGCTCTATGCAGATAATAGAGAAGAACTACCAAAAGACGAACAATACGAATCCAAAGTTACAGGAAACAAAATTCGCACCATTGGTCACAAATGGCAAGAATTCCAACAAATACATTACAATACCAATGCACAACCATTATATGTCATTCAAGATACGGATGGAAATGATTTAACAGAAGCTGTAGCGTACACACCAAATCCTGTGGAATACGAAAATTGGCTCAAAGATGGTATTGACAAATTCAAAAAAGGAAACTAA
- the tilS gene encoding tRNA lysidine(34) synthetase TilS, which translates to MLENLEKHITTHLPFLKDAKVLIAMSGGLDSVVLSTLLYKLNYSIAFAHCNFQLRNDESDADEAFVTQLAAEMKVNVYTKKFETATFANEQKLSIQMAARKLRYEWFQELTETFEYDYILTAHHKDDALETFLINLSRGTGMEGLTGIPERNENIVRPLLPFTRNDICAYAEQYKLQWREDSSNASTKYLRNKIRHEIVPLLHELHPTFMDNFESTQQHLQGSKDIVHDRIQQLRETLLEKVANDTYQIEIAALQKLSNPKAYLYELLKAFGFSAWNDISDLLSAQSGKQVFSVNYRLVKDRDYLFIQKQNQQETSEPIFIHDSESTIKSPIQLHIEEVASITNTGKNILYVDKKMLKFPLIVRKWQNGDYFYPFGMQGKKKLSKYFKDEKYSLIDKENQWLLCSEENIVWIIGKRSDNRYKVTQPTNTIIKLTLQ; encoded by the coding sequence TTGCTAGAGAATTTAGAAAAACATATCACTACGCATTTGCCTTTTTTGAAAGATGCAAAAGTACTGATCGCCATGAGTGGCGGATTGGACAGCGTGGTACTTTCTACATTGCTCTATAAACTGAACTACTCAATTGCGTTTGCACATTGTAATTTTCAACTTAGAAATGACGAAAGTGATGCGGACGAAGCGTTTGTAACACAGTTAGCTGCGGAAATGAAGGTGAACGTTTATACGAAAAAGTTTGAAACAGCAACTTTTGCGAATGAACAGAAACTATCTATTCAAATGGCGGCTCGAAAGTTACGCTACGAATGGTTTCAAGAACTTACAGAAACTTTTGAATACGATTACATTTTAACAGCACATCACAAAGATGACGCGTTGGAAACCTTTTTGATCAATTTGTCTCGCGGCACCGGAATGGAAGGTTTGACAGGCATTCCTGAACGAAACGAAAACATTGTGCGTCCGCTGTTACCATTCACACGAAACGACATTTGCGCGTATGCGGAACAATACAAATTGCAATGGCGAGAAGACAGCAGTAATGCTTCCACAAAATACCTTCGCAATAAAATAAGACACGAAATTGTACCGTTGTTGCACGAATTGCATCCCACATTTATGGACAATTTTGAAAGTACGCAACAACATTTGCAAGGAAGTAAAGACATTGTTCATGATCGCATTCAGCAACTTCGTGAAACACTCCTAGAAAAAGTGGCAAACGATACATATCAAATTGAAATTGCGGCGCTTCAAAAACTATCCAATCCGAAAGCCTATTTGTATGAATTGTTGAAAGCATTTGGATTCAGTGCATGGAATGACATTTCTGATTTATTGTCCGCACAAAGCGGGAAACAAGTATTTTCGGTAAACTATCGCCTTGTTAAAGATCGCGACTATTTGTTCATTCAAAAGCAAAACCAACAAGAAACTTCCGAACCGATATTCATTCACGATTCGGAATCGACTATAAAATCACCTATTCAACTCCATATTGAAGAAGTAGCAAGCATTACCAACACCGGTAAAAACATCCTATATGTTGATAAAAAGATGTTAAAGTTTCCTTTAATCGTACGGAAATGGCAAAATGGAGACTATTTTTATCCGTTTGGAATGCAAGGAAAGAAAAAGTTGAGCAAATACTTTAAAGATGAAAAGTATTCATTGATTGACAAGGAAAATCAATGGTTGCTATGCAGTGAAGAAAATATTGTATGGATTATTGGAAAACGCTCGGATAATCGGTACAAAGTAACCCAACCAACTAACACTATTATTAAGCTAACATTGCAATGA
- the pabB gene encoding aminodeoxychorismate synthase component I, translating to MRVTLQISLKNPQKVKQQLLLWSQQYHEVVWFDSNKHQTNYGDFDAVLAVDAFTLLQTDHTNAFQKLAEYQKTTSDWIFGYLSYDLKNDVEHLISQNVDGLHFPELYFFQPKKVFFLKENTLEIHYLKAVDDELDADISEILNTKIDVEIFTYDDSNKEHRPKIKLRIHKDEYYEKVNKLLAHIHRGDIYEANFCQEFYAENAAIDPLSTYTHLNAISKPPFATYMRLEDKYILSASPERYIKKKGTKVISQPIKGTAKRSKNVTEDQQLIENLQNDEKERAENVMIVDLVRNDLSKTAIKGSVQVAELCKIYTFDQVHQMISTVTSEVKEDQNPIEILQTTFPMGSMTGAPKISAMNIIENLEETKRGIYSGAIGYFTPENDFDFNVVIRSILYNSTEKYVSYSVGGAITAKSIPEKEYEECLIKAKAMREALES from the coding sequence TTGAGAGTCACGTTACAAATTTCCCTAAAAAATCCCCAAAAAGTAAAGCAGCAATTGTTGTTGTGGAGCCAACAATATCATGAAGTTGTTTGGTTTGATTCGAACAAGCATCAAACAAATTACGGAGATTTTGACGCCGTTTTAGCAGTAGATGCGTTTACATTGCTACAAACCGATCATACCAACGCATTTCAAAAACTAGCAGAATATCAAAAAACGACGAGCGACTGGATTTTTGGCTATTTGTCATACGATTTGAAGAATGACGTGGAACATTTAATCTCGCAAAACGTTGATGGTTTACACTTTCCAGAATTGTATTTTTTTCAGCCTAAAAAGGTATTCTTTCTCAAAGAAAACACACTTGAAATCCACTATTTAAAAGCAGTTGATGACGAATTGGATGCAGATATTTCAGAAATTTTAAATACAAAAATTGATGTAGAAATCTTTACCTATGATGATTCCAACAAAGAACATCGCCCGAAAATAAAACTCCGAATTCACAAGGACGAATATTACGAGAAAGTCAACAAATTATTGGCACATATTCATCGTGGCGATATCTATGAAGCCAATTTTTGTCAAGAATTTTATGCAGAAAACGCAGCGATTGATCCGTTGTCAACTTATACACATTTAAACGCGATTTCAAAACCGCCTTTTGCAACCTACATGCGTTTGGAAGACAAGTACATTCTTTCTGCTTCGCCAGAGCGTTACATTAAAAAGAAAGGTACAAAAGTCATTTCGCAACCGATCAAAGGCACGGCAAAACGATCTAAAAATGTTACAGAAGATCAACAACTCATAGAAAACTTACAAAACGACGAAAAAGAACGTGCCGAAAATGTCATGATTGTCGATTTGGTTCGCAACGATTTATCGAAAACCGCGATCAAAGGAAGTGTGCAAGTAGCCGAGTTGTGCAAAATTTATACTTTTGATCAAGTGCATCAAATGATTTCTACCGTAACTTCGGAAGTGAAAGAAGATCAAAATCCAATCGAAATTTTACAAACTACCTTTCCCATGGGAAGTATGACTGGTGCGCCAAAAATTTCAGCTATGAACATCATAGAAAACTTGGAGGAAACCAAACGCGGTATCTATTCGGGTGCCATTGGGTATTTTACACCTGAAAATGATTTTGATTTCAATGTGGTCATTCGTTCCATTCTCTACAACAGCACGGAAAAATATGTTTCGTATTCCGTTGGCGGCGCCATTACAGCAAAATCCATTCCTGAAAAGGAATACGAAGAATGCTTAATTAAAGCGAAAGCGATGCGTGAAGCGTTGGAATCGTAA